The Streptomyces spororaveus genome includes a region encoding these proteins:
- a CDS encoding DNA polymerase Y family protein, translating to MTAAERVVMCLRPYSADGGPLGAREYAGVLALLGGITPAVQALPPDSVLAEVRGALRYFGCDATRLAAVIRVRSLALYGVDAAVGVAGNPMLARAAAREARPGETLVIPGEPAAVRDFLAGKPVTALDGVGPKAARTLCSYGLDSVGRVAAAPPAALRRILGARLGREVHERALGIDRTPVRPGAAARAIAAERLFDLDELDPARHRRALLSLTQELGAKLRTQEQGRGQVCRALSLTVRCADRTTLTRTRTLAEPTAHSAALTATAYALYAGLGLQRARVRSLSLRAEDLTSAERATRQLSLDPEDEKARRLEAVTDRVRARFGPHAIARGTLAA from the coding sequence ATGACCGCCGCCGAGCGGGTCGTGATGTGCCTGCGCCCGTACTCCGCCGACGGGGGCCCGCTCGGGGCTCGGGAGTACGCGGGGGTGCTCGCGCTGCTCGGGGGGATCACCCCGGCCGTGCAGGCCCTGCCACCCGACAGCGTCCTGGCCGAGGTCCGGGGCGCGCTGCGGTACTTCGGCTGCGACGCCACCCGGCTGGCCGCCGTGATCCGGGTCCGGTCCCTCGCCCTGTACGGCGTGGACGCCGCCGTCGGTGTGGCCGGCAACCCCATGCTGGCCCGGGCCGCGGCCCGCGAGGCCCGGCCGGGGGAGACCCTGGTGATCCCCGGGGAGCCCGCCGCCGTACGGGACTTCCTGGCGGGCAAGCCCGTCACCGCTCTCGACGGGGTCGGGCCGAAGGCCGCCCGCACCCTGTGCTCGTACGGCCTCGATTCCGTCGGCCGGGTCGCCGCCGCCCCGCCCGCCGCCCTGCGGCGGATCCTCGGCGCCCGGCTCGGCCGGGAGGTGCACGAGCGCGCCCTGGGGATCGACCGGACCCCGGTCCGGCCGGGCGCTGCCGCCCGCGCCATCGCCGCCGAGCGGCTCTTCGATCTGGACGAGCTGGATCCCGCACGGCATCGGCGGGCCCTGCTCTCGCTGACACAGGAGCTCGGCGCGAAGCTTCGTACACAGGAACAGGGCCGGGGGCAGGTCTGCCGTGCCCTCTCGCTCACCGTCCGCTGCGCCGACCGCACCACGCTCACCCGCACGCGCACCCTGGCCGAACCCACCGCGCACTCGGCCGCCCTGACCGCCACGGCCTACGCCCTCTACGCGGGCCTCGGCCTGCAGCGGGCCCGGGTCCGCTCGCTGTCCCTGCGCGCCGAGGACCTGACCTCGGCCGAACGGGCCACGCGGCAGCTCAGTCTCGACCCCGAGGACGAGAAGGCCCGCCGCCTGGAGGCCGTCACGGACCGGGTCCGCGCGCGCTTCGGGCCGCACGCCATCGCCCGCGGCACACTGGCCGCCTGA
- a CDS encoding esterase/lipase family protein, with the protein MLPWRRLLRPLAVLTLTAAALVAPTGVAQAASAPSSGWNDWSCKPSAAHPRPVVLVHGTFGNSWDNWLGFAPYLVHRGYCVYSLDYGQLPGVPLFNGLGPIDKSAEQLDVFVDKVLAATGASKTDIVGHSQGGMMPRYYLKFLGGAPKVNALVGLAPDNHGTTLLGFTKLLPYFPGAEDLISTATPGLADQIAGSAFQQKLNAGGDTVPGVKYTVIATKYDEVVTPYRSAFLDGPNVNNVVLQDLCFLDLSEHVAIGLTDRIAWHEAVNALDPAHAERTTCASVFD; encoded by the coding sequence ATGCTGCCCTGGAGACGCCTGCTCCGCCCGCTCGCCGTCCTCACCCTCACCGCCGCCGCACTCGTCGCCCCCACCGGCGTGGCGCAGGCCGCGTCCGCCCCCAGCAGCGGCTGGAACGACTGGTCCTGCAAGCCGTCCGCCGCCCACCCGCGCCCCGTCGTCCTCGTCCACGGCACCTTCGGCAACTCCTGGGACAACTGGCTCGGCTTCGCCCCGTACCTCGTGCACCGCGGGTACTGCGTCTACTCGCTCGACTACGGCCAGTTGCCCGGCGTGCCCCTCTTCAACGGGCTCGGCCCCATCGACAAGTCCGCCGAACAGCTCGACGTCTTCGTAGACAAGGTGCTGGCCGCCACCGGAGCGTCCAAGACCGACATCGTCGGGCACTCGCAGGGCGGCATGATGCCGCGCTACTACCTGAAGTTCCTCGGCGGTGCCCCGAAGGTCAACGCGCTGGTCGGGCTCGCCCCCGACAACCACGGCACCACCCTGCTCGGATTCACCAAGCTCCTCCCGTACTTCCCCGGGGCCGAGGACCTGATCAGCACCGCGACCCCGGGCCTGGCCGACCAGATCGCCGGATCCGCCTTCCAGCAGAAGCTGAACGCGGGCGGGGACACCGTGCCCGGGGTGAAGTACACGGTCATCGCCACCAAGTACGACGAGGTGGTGACCCCGTACCGGAGCGCCTTCCTGGACGGGCCGAACGTGAACAACGTCGTACTCCAGGACCTGTGCTTCCTGGACCTCTCGGAGCACGTCGCCATCGGGCTCACCGACCGCATCGCCTGGCACGAGGCCGTCAACGCCCTCGACCCGGCGCACGCCGAACGGACCACCTGCGCCTCCGTCTTCGACTGA
- a CDS encoding lytic polysaccharide monooxygenase auxiliary activity family 9 protein has translation MPARRRRTAVTLTRIASAGLAPLALAAYAAAPAVAHGSMTDPVSRVAACYAEGPESPKSAACKAAVAAAGTQPFYDWNAVNIANAAGNHRSLIPNGQLCSAGNDKYRGLDLARADWPASPMSAGAHTFRYKGTAPHKGSFELYVTKDGYDPTKPLAWSDLEPAPFAKVTDPGMQNGDYVFSGTVPNKSGRHLIYSIWQRSDSPEAFYTCSDVVFGKDNGGGNGGNGGGSGTTPTTGAGTGTGTGAKPSGKPGDKPGEKPSDKPVDKPSAPTDQQISDGAGKSTVEHNGHGDNDPKTNGTKDAAAVPITAGSSSPAATAKDNLAETGGNGATPTIAIAGAAALAVGAAALFAAARRRTARTATGRHGR, from the coding sequence ATGCCCGCACGCCGCCGTCGCACCGCCGTCACGCTGACCCGTATCGCCTCCGCAGGCCTGGCCCCGCTCGCGCTGGCCGCGTACGCGGCGGCCCCCGCGGTCGCCCACGGCTCGATGACGGACCCGGTCAGCCGGGTGGCCGCGTGCTACGCCGAGGGGCCCGAGTCCCCGAAGTCGGCGGCGTGCAAGGCGGCCGTCGCGGCCGCCGGGACGCAGCCGTTCTACGACTGGAACGCGGTGAACATCGCCAACGCGGCGGGCAACCACCGCTCGTTGATCCCGAACGGCCAGCTCTGCTCGGCCGGCAACGACAAGTACCGGGGGCTGGACCTGGCCCGTGCCGACTGGCCGGCCAGCCCGATGTCCGCCGGCGCGCACACCTTCCGCTACAAGGGCACGGCCCCGCACAAGGGCTCCTTCGAGCTGTACGTGACGAAGGACGGCTACGACCCGACCAAGCCCCTGGCCTGGTCCGACCTGGAGCCCGCGCCGTTCGCGAAGGTCACCGACCCGGGCATGCAGAACGGCGACTACGTCTTCTCCGGGACCGTCCCGAACAAGTCGGGCCGCCACCTGATCTACAGCATCTGGCAGCGCTCCGACAGCCCGGAGGCCTTCTACACCTGCTCGGACGTCGTCTTCGGCAAGGACAACGGCGGCGGGAACGGCGGCAACGGCGGCGGCTCCGGTACCACTCCGACCACCGGTGCCGGCACCGGGACGGGGACGGGTGCCAAGCCGAGCGGAAAGCCCGGCGACAAGCCCGGCGAGAAGCCGTCCGACAAGCCCGTGGACAAGCCCTCGGCCCCGACCGACCAGCAGATCTCCGACGGCGCCGGCAAGTCCACGGTGGAGCACAACGGCCACGGCGACAACGACCCGAAGACGAACGGCACGAAGGATGCCGCCGCCGTCCCGATCACGGCCGGCTCCTCCTCGCCGGCCGCCACGGCCAAGGACAACCTCGCCGAGACGGGCGGCAACGGTGCCACCCCGACGATCGCGATCGCCGGGGCCGCCGCCCTGGCCGTCGGCGCGGCCGCGCTGTTCGCGGCCGCCCGCCGCCGCACCGCGCGTACGGCGACGGGCCGCCACGGCCGCTGA
- a CDS encoding histone deacetylase codes for MPVHTATPLTGSIPAPEQVWYVSYGSNMHMDRLATYIAGGTPPGAARTYPGCRDHTAPERSIAVELEGRLYFATESPVWTGGRAFYDPTAPGRTRGRAHLVTVGQMSDIAAQEMYRKPGADLDLTAVLREGRDELGPGRYETLICPGTVEGIPMLTFTAPWGLQDVEVLNPSAAYLRYLAGGLLESGPWQEQDIADYLAACPGAAGDWTAEQVRELLTTDELRP; via the coding sequence ATGCCCGTCCACACCGCCACCCCGCTCACCGGGTCGATCCCCGCCCCCGAGCAGGTCTGGTACGTCTCCTACGGCTCCAACATGCACATGGACCGCCTCGCCACGTACATCGCCGGCGGGACCCCGCCGGGCGCGGCACGCACGTACCCGGGCTGCCGGGACCACACCGCGCCCGAGCGCTCGATCGCGGTCGAGCTGGAGGGCCGTCTGTACTTCGCCACGGAGTCCCCGGTGTGGACCGGGGGCCGGGCGTTCTACGACCCGACGGCTCCCGGGCGCACCCGTGGACGTGCGCACCTGGTGACGGTCGGCCAGATGTCCGACATCGCCGCGCAGGAGATGTACCGGAAGCCGGGAGCGGACCTGGATCTCACGGCGGTCCTCCGGGAGGGCCGTGACGAGCTGGGCCCCGGACGGTACGAGACCCTCATCTGCCCGGGCACCGTCGAGGGCATCCCCATGCTGACCTTCACCGCGCCGTGGGGCCTTCAGGACGTCGAGGTGCTCAACCCGTCGGCCGCGTACCTGCGCTACCTGGCGGGCGGCCTCCTGGAGTCCGGCCCCTGGCAGGAGCAGGACATCGCCGACTACCTCGCGGCATGCCCCGGCGCCGCCGGCGACTGGACGGCCGAACAGGTGAGAGAGCTGCTCACGACCGATGAGCTCCGCCCGTAG
- a CDS encoding DUF402 domain-containing protein, translated as MTAQLTVVLTKAGRTKIRYPAAQVADDGDRISVRAPWAAEGVRDFGFVRFEPGDVFVEHFWRTRWYAVKEVWTGDGVLKGCYCDVTRPALVQSGEILVEDLDLDLWVSADGSSVLRLDEDEFAESGLAASDPEAAAQAVRALDALDDQARSAAGLSALLP; from the coding sequence GTGACCGCACAGCTGACCGTCGTCCTGACCAAGGCCGGACGAACCAAGATCCGCTACCCGGCGGCGCAGGTCGCCGACGACGGCGACCGGATCTCCGTACGCGCCCCCTGGGCCGCCGAGGGCGTACGGGACTTCGGCTTCGTGCGCTTCGAACCGGGCGACGTGTTCGTCGAGCACTTCTGGCGGACCCGCTGGTACGCGGTCAAGGAGGTGTGGACCGGCGACGGCGTCCTCAAGGGCTGCTACTGCGACGTCACGCGCCCGGCCCTGGTGCAGAGCGGGGAGATCCTCGTCGAGGACCTCGACCTCGACCTGTGGGTCTCGGCGGACGGGTCCTCCGTCCTGCGGCTGGACGAGGACGAGTTCGCCGAGAGCGGGCTCGCCGCGAGCGACCCGGAGGCCGCGGCGCAGGCCGTACGGGCTCTCGACGCGCTGGACGACCAGGCCCGGTCGGCGGCCGGCCTTTCCGCGCTCCTCCCGTAA
- a CDS encoding GNAT family N-acetyltransferase, which translates to MTVSIRDLRPGDHSDAESVVRVRRAALPFMITTTEGVAFEVSSAHPAKHHRILVAETADGRVIGTAQVGIAYDSPEPGQSYVNAHVDPAHRGAGAGALLLRTAEEHLAAHGARDVYAWVLDEPAPRAFAERRGYRPSRSAHFLRLDLAAATLPELPQDLPAGVELRPGAAFAADPRPLFEADAETTSDEPGDVAAGFDDYEDWLAHTWNSPSLDKELTTVALVDGVVASFAAAQTDGGTRYASAMTGTLRAFRGRGLAKLAKTASLHRARAAGYTEAFTGNDAGNGPMLAINEWFGYEICATETRYTKKVETR; encoded by the coding sequence ATGACTGTCTCGATCCGCGACCTCCGCCCCGGCGACCACTCGGACGCGGAGTCCGTCGTACGGGTACGACGCGCCGCCCTGCCGTTCATGATCACCACCACCGAGGGCGTGGCCTTCGAGGTCTCCTCCGCCCACCCCGCGAAGCACCACCGGATCCTCGTCGCCGAGACCGCGGACGGCCGCGTCATCGGCACCGCGCAGGTCGGCATCGCGTACGACAGCCCCGAGCCCGGCCAGTCGTACGTCAACGCCCACGTCGATCCCGCCCACCGCGGTGCCGGCGCCGGCGCCCTCCTGCTCCGCACCGCCGAGGAGCACCTCGCCGCGCACGGCGCGCGGGACGTGTACGCGTGGGTGCTCGACGAGCCCGCCCCGCGCGCGTTCGCCGAGCGGCGCGGCTACCGCCCCAGCCGGTCGGCGCACTTCCTGCGCCTGGACCTGGCGGCGGCCACGCTGCCCGAGCTCCCGCAGGACCTGCCGGCCGGGGTCGAGCTGCGCCCCGGGGCCGCTTTCGCCGCCGACCCGCGGCCGCTGTTCGAGGCCGACGCCGAGACGACCTCCGACGAACCGGGCGACGTGGCGGCCGGGTTCGACGACTACGAGGACTGGCTCGCGCACACCTGGAACAGCCCGTCCCTCGACAAGGAGCTCACCACCGTCGCCCTGGTCGACGGCGTGGTGGCCTCCTTCGCCGCGGCGCAGACCGACGGCGGGACCCGCTACGCCTCGGCGATGACGGGCACCCTGCGCGCCTTCCGGGGCCGGGGGCTGGCCAAGCTCGCCAAGACGGCCTCCCTGCACCGGGCCCGTGCGGCCGGGTACACCGAGGCCTTCACCGGCAACGACGCGGGCAACGGCCCGATGCTCGCCATCAACGAGTGGTTCGGCTACGAGATCTGCGCGACCGAGACGCGCTATACGAAGAAGGTGGAGACCCGGTGA